One genomic segment of Oncorhynchus tshawytscha isolate Ot180627B unplaced genomic scaffold, Otsh_v2.0 Un_contig_388_pilon_pilon, whole genome shotgun sequence includes these proteins:
- the LOC121846128 gene encoding putative uncharacterized protein ENSP00000383309, whose product MKRVMPPTQDWGLLLATHTGLGTPPTFSRHRPLATHTGLGTPPTFSRHRPLATHTGLGTPPTFSRHRPLATHTGLGTPPTFSRHRPLATHTGLGTPPTFSRHHPLATHTGLGTPPTFSRHRPLATHTGLGTPPTFSRHRPLATHTGLGTPPTFSRHRPLATHTGLGTPPTFSRHRPLATHTGLGTPPTFSRHRPLATHTGLGAPPTFSRHRPLATHTGLGTPPTFSRHRPLATHTGLGTPPTFSRHRPLATHTGLGTPPTFSRHRPLATHTGLGTPPTFSRHRPLATHTGLGTPLSHPHRTGDSSHLLPSPPLSHPHRTWDSSHLLPSPPLATHTGLGTPPTFSRHRPLATHTGLGTPPTFSRHRPLATHTGLGTPPTFSRHRPLATHTGLGTPPTFSRHRPLATHTGLGTPPTFSRHRPLATHTGLGTPPTFSRHRPLATHTGLGTPPTSRHRPLATHTGG is encoded by the exons ATGAAAAGAGTGATG CCACCCACACAGGACTGGGGACTCCTCTTAGCCACCCACACAGGACTGGGGACTCCTCCTACCTTCTCCCGTCACCGCCCCTTAGCCACCCACACAGGACTGGGGACTCCTCCCACCTTCTCCCGTCACCGCCCCTTAGCCACCCACACAGGACTGGGGACTCCTCCCACCTTCTCCCGTCACCGCCCCTTAGCTACCCACACAGGACTGGGGACTCCTCCCACCTTCTCCCGTCACCGCCCCTTAGCCACCCACACAGGACTGGGGACTCCTCCCACCTTCTCCCGTCACCACCCCTTAGCCACCCACACAGGACTGGGTACTCCTCCCACCTTCTCCCGTCACCGCCCCTTAGCCACCCACACAGGACTTGGGACTCCTCCCACCTTCTCCCGACACCGCCCCCTAGCCACCCACACAGGACTGGGGACTCCTCCCACCTTCTCCCGTCACCGCCCCTTAGCCACCCACACAGGACTTGGGACTCCTCCCACCTTCTCCCGTCACCGCCCCTTAGCCACCCACACAGGACTGGGGACTCCTCCCACCTTCTCCCGTCACCGCCCCTTAGCCACCCACACAGGACTAGGGGCTCCTCCGACGTTCTCTCGTCACCGCCCCTTAGCCACCCACACAGGACTTGGGACTCCTCCCACCTTCTCCCGACACCGCCCCCTAGCCACCCACACAGGACTGGGGACTCCTCCCACCTTCTCCCGTCACCGCCCCTTAGCCACCCACACAGGACTGGGGACTCCTCCCACCTTCTCCCGTCACCGCCCCTTAGCCACCCACACAGGACTGGGGACTCCTCCCACCTTCTCCCGTCACCGCCCCTTAGCCACCCACACAGGACTGGGGACTCCTCTTAGCCACCCACACAGGACTGGGGACTCCTCCCACCTTCTCCCGTCACCGCCCCTTAGCCACCCACACAGGACTTGGGACTCCTCCCACCTTCTCCCGTCACCGCCCTTAGCCACCCACACAGGACTGGGTACTCCTCCCACCTTCTCCCGTCACCGCCCCTTAGCCACCCACACAGGACTGGGGACTCCTCCCACCTTCTCCCGTCACCGCCCCTTAGCCACCCACACAGGACTGGGGACTCCTCCCACCTTCTCCCGTCACCGCCCCTTAGCCACCCACACAGGACTGGGGACTCCTCCCACCTTCTCCCGTCACCGCCCCTTAGCCACCCACACAGGACTGGGGACTCCTCCCACCTTCTCCCGTCACCGCCCCTTAGCCACCCACACAGGACTGGGGACTCCTCCCACCTTCTCCCGTCACCGCCCCTTAGCCACCCACACAGGACTGGGGACTCCTCCCACCTCCCGTCACCGCCCCTTAGCCACCCACACAGGGGGGTGA
- the grem1a gene encoding gremlin-1a codes for MKTSVFASAMVLGLLFCSQRSAGVGGYQGSFQHPYKYNSSPNQSERSPQQPPQNGFVSRQMGPVTANDEVLESSQEALHVTERRYLKLDWCKTQPLKQTIHEEGCLSRTIINRFCYGQCNSFYIPRHIYEDDGAFQSCSTCKPKTFTTVTYTLICPGQSPSSRKKRVQRVKTCRCASIDLD; via the coding sequence ATGAAGACGTCAGTCTTTGCCTCGGCCATGGTGTTGGGACTACTCTTCTGTTCGCAAAGGAGCGCAGGGGTAGGTGGCTACCAGGGTTCCTTTCAGCACCCATACAAATACAACTCCAGTCCCAACCAGTCTGAGCGCTCACCGCAGCAGCCACCACAGAACGGATTTGTCTCCCGCCAAATGGGGCCAGTAACTGCCAACGACGAGGTTCTAGAATCCAGCCAAGAAGCCTTACACGTCACGGAGCGCCGGTACCTCAAACTGGACTGGTGCAAAACGCAGCCGCTGAAACAGACGATCCACGAGGAAGGATGCCTCAGCCGCACTATAATCAATCGTTTCTGTTACGGGCAGTGTAACTCCTTCTACATCCCCCGACACATCTACGAAGATGACGGGGCTTTCCAATCGTGTTCCACCTGTAAACCGAAAACATTCACAACTGTCACCTATACCCTCATATGTCCCGGGCAGTCACCCAGCTCCCGAAAGAAACGCGTCCAGCGCGTAAAGACGTGCCGCTGCGCTTCCATAGACCTGGATTAG
- the LOC112235644 gene encoding neuroendocrine protein 7B2 isoform X1, whose protein sequence is MIRGARTASSVSITSSFSPHPGYTTEMGSTVRLSSTVLLGVLVCMAGLASARSPRTADQVSEADIQRLLHGAMEQLGIARHRIEYPAHQATNIVGPQSIQGGAHEGLQHLGPYGNIPNIVAELTGDNIPKYFSEDHGYPNPSNPCPLGKTAADGCLENVPDTAEFSREFQNHQHLFDPEHDYPALAKWNKELLYQKLKGGPKRRQRSVNNPYLMGQKLDNVVAKKSVPHYPEEEDYRTST, encoded by the exons ATGATCCGTGGAGCAAGGACTGCATCCTCCGTTAGCATCACAAGCTCTTTCTCACCGCATCCAGGATACACC ACAGAGATGGGTTCGACGGTCAGGTTGAGTAGCACCGTGTTGCTGGGCGTTCTGGTGTGCATGGCGGGGCTGGCATCCGCCCGGAGCCCCCGCACGGCAGACCAAGTATCTGAGGCCGATATTCAACGCCTCCTACACGGCGCCATGGAGCAGCTTGGCATCGCTCGGCACAGGATCGAGTACCCCGCTCACCAGGCCACCAACATCGTGGGTCCCCAGAGTATCCAAG GTGGAGCCCATGAGGGGCTGCAGCACCTGGGTCCCTATGGAAACATCCCCAACATCGTAGCCGAGCTGACAGGGGACAACATCCCCAAATACTTCAGTGAGGACCATGGCTACCCCAACCCTTCCAACCCATGTCCACTAGGAAAGACGG CTGCAGATGGTTGTCTGGAGAATGTCCCAGACACAGCAGAGTTCAGCAGAGAGTTCCAGAACCATCAGCACTTGTTCGACCCGGAACATGACTACCCTGCTCTGGCCAAGTGG AACAAGGAACTGTTGTACCAAAAACTGAAGGGAGGACCCAAAAGAAGACAAAGG AGTGTCAATAACCCCTATCTGATGGGTCAGAAGCTGGACAACGTTGTAGCCAAGAAGTCTGTTCCCCACTACCCAGAAGAGGAGGACTATAGAACATCCACCTGA
- the LOC112235644 gene encoding neuroendocrine protein 7B2 isoform X2 → MGSTVRLSSTVLLGVLVCMAGLASARSPRTADQVSEADIQRLLHGAMEQLGIARHRIEYPAHQATNIVGPQSIQGGAHEGLQHLGPYGNIPNIVAELTGDNIPKYFSEDHGYPNPSNPCPLGKTAADGCLENVPDTAEFSREFQNHQHLFDPEHDYPALAKWNKELLYQKLKGGPKRRQRSVNNPYLMGQKLDNVVAKKSVPHYPEEEDYRTST, encoded by the exons ATGGGTTCGACGGTCAGGTTGAGTAGCACCGTGTTGCTGGGCGTTCTGGTGTGCATGGCGGGGCTGGCATCCGCCCGGAGCCCCCGCACGGCAGACCAAGTATCTGAGGCCGATATTCAACGCCTCCTACACGGCGCCATGGAGCAGCTTGGCATCGCTCGGCACAGGATCGAGTACCCCGCTCACCAGGCCACCAACATCGTGGGTCCCCAGAGTATCCAAG GTGGAGCCCATGAGGGGCTGCAGCACCTGGGTCCCTATGGAAACATCCCCAACATCGTAGCCGAGCTGACAGGGGACAACATCCCCAAATACTTCAGTGAGGACCATGGCTACCCCAACCCTTCCAACCCATGTCCACTAGGAAAGACGG CTGCAGATGGTTGTCTGGAGAATGTCCCAGACACAGCAGAGTTCAGCAGAGAGTTCCAGAACCATCAGCACTTGTTCGACCCGGAACATGACTACCCTGCTCTGGCCAAGTGG AACAAGGAACTGTTGTACCAAAAACTGAAGGGAGGACCCAAAAGAAGACAAAGG AGTGTCAATAACCCCTATCTGATGGGTCAGAAGCTGGACAACGTTGTAGCCAAGAAGTCTGTTCCCCACTACCCAGAAGAGGAGGACTATAGAACATCCACCTGA